Below is a window of Clostridiales bacterium DNA.
TGTACGGATTCTGGAGGTACAGGCACCGGGCGGAAAACGAATGCGGGCAGAAGATTTCCTGCGCGGACACGGAATCGAAGAAGGAACCTGTTTTTCGGAATGACTTTATAAAAAGGAAAAGTTATGACAGAGAAAAGAACGCAACAGGGCAAAGATGCTAAACAGAACGGGGCGCGGAATGAGAGGACTGCGGTAAATCATGCCGCCCGTACCCCAAAGACGGATTTTAAAACCCAATCCAAAGAAAGCGGAACCCGATACGGCCGGAAGCCGCACGGAGAGGGAAAACCCGGTTTTGGCAGCAGGTCCTCCGGAAACAGGCCCGGATTCGGAAACCAGTCCCGGGGCAGCTATTCCGGCAAACCATCCGGTTCTTCCGGCGGAAGGGAAGCCGGAAAACAGAAGCCTCCGACAGAAGGTATGCCCGCAAGGCGCCTTGCCCTTCGGGTTATCCGCCAGGTAACCGAACAGGGGGCCTATGCTTCCCTGAGCCTGAATGCAGCACTGGAGAACTGCGGTTTAATTGCAGCTGACCGGCGGCTTGTTTCCAGACTGGTTTACGATACCCTGGATCACCTGATCTGGATTGACTGGGTGCTCGGGCAGGTGATGGCCCGGGAGGATACCGATATCAAGCTCCGGAATATTCTGCGGCTCGGGGCATGCCAGATCCTGCTTGAAGACCGGATCCCGGAAAGCGCTGCCACAAACACATGCGTTCAGCTGTGCACAGAATCGGGAATGGAAGGCCTGAAGGGAGTCTGCAACGGTATCCTGCGCAATCTTGTACGGAAAAAAGATGAACTGGTGTTCCCGGATCCTTCTGCAGAACCGGATAAAGCCGCATCCATCCGATACAGCATTCCGGAATGGCTGTGGAAAAAACTGAAATCCAGCTATGGTGAAGCAGAAGCTGAAAAAATAGCCGGTTTCCGTATGCCGGATGAGGGATGGACTGTACGCCCCAATCTGACAAAAACGGACGATGCCGGATTTGAACAGCTGCTGAAGAAAAAAATCTGGGAAGCAGAAAAGACCGATCTCCCCCATGCATGGAAAATCCGCGGAGCAATGGATATTGCCCGGGATTCGGACTTTACCGGCGGAATGTTTTCGATTATGTCCGGAAGCAGTATGATGGCCTGCCTGGCCATGGATGTCCGAAGGGGAAACCAGATCCTGGACTGCTGTGCTGCCCCGGGAGGAAAAAGCTGTTATCTGGCTGAACTCATGGACGGAACCGGACGGGTACAGGCATGGGATGTTCATGAACATCGAACGGCACTGATTGAAGCCCAGATGAGACGGCTGGGTCTGGAAAACATCCGGCCGATGGTCCGGGATGCTTCCAGAAAACGCGAAGATCTATACAGAACCATGGATGCTGTACTGCTTGATGCGCCCTGCAGCGGACTGGGGGTGCTGGCGGAAAAACCGGATATCAAACTCCGGGTTACGGAGGAAAGCATCAACGAACTGACAGAAATCCAGAAGAAACTGCTGGATACTGTCTGTGAGTATGTAAAGCCCGGCGGAACCCTGGTATATTCAACATGTTCACTCCTGCCGGAAGAAGATGAAGATCAGATTACCGGTTTTCTTTCAAGACATCCTGAGTTTGAAGCATGCGACCTTCCCGAATGTATTCCGGAAAGATACCGAAAGCACCGGAAAAACGGGCTTCAGCTTCTGGAACACCGGGATGGAGTGGAAGGATTTTATCTGTGCAGGATGAAGAGAAAGGACTGAAGGAATGACGGAACTGGCCGGGATGACCCGGGAAGAGCTTGCCGGATGGATGAAGGAACAAGGGTTTCCCGCATTCCGCGGAAAGCAGGTATTTGAGTGGATCCACCGTGGTGTTGACTTTGACGGGATGTCCAATCTGCCTGTTTCCATGCGTGAGGATCTGAAAAAGAGAGCCGTCGCGCAGGGTGTCCATATCCGGATGAGCCAGACCAGCAAGCTGGACGGGACAGTAAAATTCCTGTATGAACTGAAAGACGGGAACTGTGTGGAAGGCGTCCTGATGCGATATAAATACGGCGTGAGCCTTTGCATTTCCACGCAGGTCGGATGCAGAATGGGATGCCGTTTCTGTGCATCCACGCTTGAAGGCCGGATCCGTGATCTGACTGCCGGTGAAATGCTCGGCGAAGTACTCGCCGCCAACCGTTTCCTCGCGCCGGAAGACAGGAAAGTCAGCCATATTGTTCTGATGGGAAGCGGCGAACCGCTGGACAATTATGCGCAGGTGATCAGATTCCTCCATTTGCTTCGTGAAGAGGGCGGAATTACGATCAGCCTCCGGAATGTGTCCCTGTCCACCTGCGGAATTGTACCGCGGATGTATGAACTGGCTGAAGAAAACCTTCCCGTTACGCTCTGCGTTTCGCTTCATGCGCCGAATGATACGATCCGGAGAAAAACAATGCCGATTGCAGAACGCTGGACGATCAGCGAAATCCTGGAAGCATGCCGGAACTACATCCGGAAAACCGGACGCCGTATCATCTTTGAATACGCGCTTTCCGAAGGCGTAAATTCCAGCGGGGAAGATGCCGAAGAACTGGCTGAAATCCTTCGCGGGATGCAGTGCCATGTCAATCTGATTCCCCTGAATGAAGTGAAGGAACGGAACATGAAGGGTGTCAGCGAAGAAACGGTGAAACGCTTCATGCAGGTTCTGGAGAAACGGCACATTTCCGTGACCCGGAGACGGGAAATGGGTGATGATATTGAAGGCGCATGCGGACAGCTGCGCAGAAAGATTATTGGAAAGGGCGAGAATCTTCCATGCGAAAGTTCAACCTGAAGGAAAATGCTGCGAAGCGTATGATCGGGATGCAGAAGGCTGGCCTGAGCGAAAAGGATGCCTATGCGGATGTACCTGCAGAAAAAGCCGCGGATACTGCATTTCAGGACGGCATCCGGATTGTGTGGCGGACAGACATCGGCCGTATCCGGCAGAATAACCAGGACGCCGTTATTATCGGAAGCGGACTGGCAGGTGTTGCGGACGGTATGGGCGGGCACAATGCAGGAGAAGTGGCTTCATGCGGTCTCCGGGACGGACTGATCGCTGAAACAGCCGGTCATGAACCGAATGAGGAAATACTGACTGAAGCGATCAAGACGGTCAATCATGATCTATATACACGACAGGAAAATGATATTACCCTGCGTGGAATGGGTACGACACTGACCGTTCTCTGGCCCGGAAAAGAAACCATGATCATCGCACAGGTTGGTGACAGCCGGGCTTACCTGATCCGAAACGGTGAGATGCGCCAGATCACGGAAGACCATTCGATGGTCGCCGATATGGTGCGCCGCGGTGTGCTGACGGAGGAACAGGCAGCAACCCATCCCATGCGCAATTATATTACAAGGGCCGTCGGTACGGATGAAGACGTGGATGTTGATATATTCCGCGAAAAGCGCGAAGCCGGAGACCGGTGGCTTGTATGTTCCGACGGCCTGTACGGGCTGATGAGCCGGAAGACGCTGGAAGAACTTTCCGGAATTGAAGACCCGGACGAGGCTGCGGACATCCTGATGCAGACTGCTCTGGACAACGGCGGAAGGGATAATATTTCCATGGTCCTGCTGATGGACGACATCGGCGCCCGGGTATCGGAAAGCAAAGATTCCTGTGAAGGCAAAAGCACACAGGAGGTAACGGATCATGAATGAACAAAAGATCCTTGCGAACCGTTACCGGCTGACGGAACAGATCGGCATGGGCGGAATGGCGATCGTATACCGTGCCGTCGACCTGCGGACCGGACACAATGTGGCGGTCAAGGTACTCCGGCCTGAATTCAATGAAGACCGGGAATTTATCGGCCGTTTCCAGCGTGAAGCCGAAGCCGCCAGCAAAATGACACACCACAATATTGTCAACCTGCTGGATGTCGGTATGGACGGCGATAACCGCTATCTGGTCATGGAATATGTTGAAGGAAAAACCCTGAAAGAAGTGATTCAGGAACGCGGAAAACTGAGCGCACCGCTGGCGTGCCAGATCACAATCCGGATCCTGAGCGCCCTGGAGCATGCCCACCGGAACGGGATTGTCCATCGGGATATCAAACCCCAGAATATCCTGGTCCATGCAGACGGGCACATCAAGGTGGCTGATTTCGGAATTGCCCGGATTGCTGACAGCGCAACCCTTACAAAAGGCGACAATGTCATGGGTTCAGTACATTATTTCTCGCCGGAGCAGGCACGCGGCGGCGGTGCCACCGCTGCAAGCGATATATATTCCACCGGCGTCGTACTGTATGAGATGCTGACCGGGCGTGTTCCGTTTGACGGCGATAACCCGGTTGCCGTGGCGATGCAGCATCTGCATAATGCCCCCGCTCCGATCCAGAGTATTGCACCGGATGTTCCGCCGGCTGTGATCCGTGTATGCATGAAAGCCATGGAGAAGAACCCGGCTGCCCGATACCAGAGCGCCCGGGAAATGGCAACCGACCTCCGGGCTGCCCTTGAGGAACGCGGGGAACGGATGAATGTGCCGGAACCCGAAGCAGAGATCAAGCAGCCGAAACCCCAGGTGGCTTCCGGAGAACGGACTGTTTCCAGCACCGGTTCCAGACATAAGGTGACGGATGAGAAAGGAAACGGAAAACTTCGCATTCTCCTGATTGCCCTGGGAACCATTGCAGTAGCCGGACTGATGATATTCGGTACGGTGACCATTTTCCGGCAGGTATTCAATACCAGAACCGTTCCTGACCTGGTCGGAATGGAACTGTCAGAAGCACAGGTTGAACTGACACGGAACAACCTGAAATATTCTGTCAGTTATGTAACAAACGATACATACTCAAAGGG
It encodes the following:
- the rlmN gene encoding 23S rRNA (adenine(2503)-C(2))-methyltransferase RlmN; protein product: MTELAGMTREELAGWMKEQGFPAFRGKQVFEWIHRGVDFDGMSNLPVSMREDLKKRAVAQGVHIRMSQTSKLDGTVKFLYELKDGNCVEGVLMRYKYGVSLCISTQVGCRMGCRFCASTLEGRIRDLTAGEMLGEVLAANRFLAPEDRKVSHIVLMGSGEPLDNYAQVIRFLHLLREEGGITISLRNVSLSTCGIVPRMYELAEENLPVTLCVSLHAPNDTIRRKTMPIAERWTISEILEACRNYIRKTGRRIIFEYALSEGVNSSGEDAEELAEILRGMQCHVNLIPLNEVKERNMKGVSEETVKRFMQVLEKRHISVTRRREMGDDIEGACGQLRRKIIGKGENLPCESST
- a CDS encoding Stp1/IreP family PP2C-type Ser/Thr phosphatase, producing MRKFNLKENAAKRMIGMQKAGLSEKDAYADVPAEKAADTAFQDGIRIVWRTDIGRIRQNNQDAVIIGSGLAGVADGMGGHNAGEVASCGLRDGLIAETAGHEPNEEILTEAIKTVNHDLYTRQENDITLRGMGTTLTVLWPGKETMIIAQVGDSRAYLIRNGEMRQITEDHSMVADMVRRGVLTEEQAATHPMRNYITRAVGTDEDVDVDIFREKREAGDRWLVCSDGLYGLMSRKTLEELSGIEDPDEAADILMQTALDNGGRDNISMVLLMDDIGARVSESKDSCEGKSTQEVTDHE
- the rsmB gene encoding 16S rRNA (cytosine(967)-C(5))-methyltransferase RsmB is translated as MPARRLALRVIRQVTEQGAYASLSLNAALENCGLIAADRRLVSRLVYDTLDHLIWIDWVLGQVMAREDTDIKLRNILRLGACQILLEDRIPESAATNTCVQLCTESGMEGLKGVCNGILRNLVRKKDELVFPDPSAEPDKAASIRYSIPEWLWKKLKSSYGEAEAEKIAGFRMPDEGWTVRPNLTKTDDAGFEQLLKKKIWEAEKTDLPHAWKIRGAMDIARDSDFTGGMFSIMSGSSMMACLAMDVRRGNQILDCCAAPGGKSCYLAELMDGTGRVQAWDVHEHRTALIEAQMRRLGLENIRPMVRDASRKREDLYRTMDAVLLDAPCSGLGVLAEKPDIKLRVTEESINELTEIQKKLLDTVCEYVKPGGTLVYSTCSLLPEEDEDQITGFLSRHPEFEACDLPECIPERYRKHRKNGLQLLEHRDGVEGFYLCRMKRKD
- the pknB gene encoding Stk1 family PASTA domain-containing Ser/Thr kinase gives rise to the protein MNEQKILANRYRLTEQIGMGGMAIVYRAVDLRTGHNVAVKVLRPEFNEDREFIGRFQREAEAASKMTHHNIVNLLDVGMDGDNRYLVMEYVEGKTLKEVIQERGKLSAPLACQITIRILSALEHAHRNGIVHRDIKPQNILVHADGHIKVADFGIARIADSATLTKGDNVMGSVHYFSPEQARGGGATAASDIYSTGVVLYEMLTGRVPFDGDNPVAVAMQHLHNAPAPIQSIAPDVPPAVIRVCMKAMEKNPAARYQSAREMATDLRAALEERGERMNVPEPEAEIKQPKPQVASGERTVSSTGSRHKVTDEKGNGKLRILLIALGTIAVAGLMIFGTVTIFRQVFNTRTVPDLVGMELSEAQVELTRNNLKYSVSYVTNDTYSKGIVYMQNPSADSPAHVDDCVILMVSDGPSAFSMPNVINMSATDATALLESRGMRVTRDREASSDVAVDYVMRQFPAAEEMVTVDTPVTLTISGGVTVIPNLVGQTLQEAEISLLNQNLTLHPALKYVDTGISELHGTVAAQMPDADTRVAQNTAVTLTIYQHRENSKIISFTAPESEQQQVIRFAVQASGSTVEIDSRTVTLGADDSREIQYTLVIPDDRTYSVFVYINDVLNSQQVINQTEGAGNT